A genomic window from Peromyscus maniculatus bairdii isolate BWxNUB_F1_BW_parent chromosome 1, HU_Pman_BW_mat_3.1, whole genome shotgun sequence includes:
- the Numa1 gene encoding nuclear mitotic apparatus protein 1 isoform X3 — protein sequence MTLHATRAATLLAWVNSLHVADPIETVLQLQDCSIFIKIINTIHNTEEGQQILQQPVPERLDFVCSFLQKNWKHPLSTQCLVSVQKVMEGSEMELAKMVMLFLYHSTMSSRNPRDWEQFEYRIQAELAVILKFMLDHEDSLNLTEDLENFLEKVPYTYSSTVSEELSPPSHQAKRKIRFLEIQRIASSSSENNFLAGSPSSPMGDILQTPQFQIRRLKKQLADERNNRDELELELSESLKLLTEKDAQIAMMQQRIDHLALLNEKQAASSQESGEVEELRGKNESLTVRLHETLKRCQNLKTEKNQMDRKISQLSEENGDLSFKVREFSSHLQQLQGAFNDLIEEHNKASQEWAEKQAHLEKELNTALQDKKCLEEKNEILQGKLSQLEERATQLLESPAKEKGEVLGDALQLETLKQEAAKLAADNTQLQARVETLVSERGQQEAQQLAERGHFEEEKQQLATLIADLQSSISNLTQAKEELEQASQVQGAQLTAQVASLTALNTTLQQQKDQELASLKEQAKKEQAQMVQTLQEQEQAAQGLRQQVEQLSSSLKLKEQQLEEAAKEQEAARQDLTQQLATAAEAQEASLRERDTARQQLEALEREKAAKLESLQQQLQAANEARDSAQTSVTQVQREKAELSQKVGELHASIEAAHQEQRQAQAHVTELEAQLKAEQQKTTEREKVIQEKVQLQEQLQALEETLKITKGSLEEEKRRATDALQEQQRRVAEMETESRSLMEQREQAQKELEQEKGGRKGLEAQLQQLEETHQAETEALRRELAEATASQQRAQSETEQLVREVESWQKRFESRQQEEARYSALFQEQLVALKGDCEEADQEAQEEAGEVHSEGQIGQQQSQLAQLHANFARALQQVQEKEARAQKLADDLSTLQEKMAATNKEVACLKTLVLKAGEQQEMASLELFKEPPGAGNRESDRQEERRARPFSSTQAALKAMEREAEQMGSELGRLRAALMKSQGQQQEERGQQEREVARLTQERGQAQADLAQEKAAKAELEMRLQNTLNEQRVEFAALQEALAHALTEKEGKDQELAKLREQEAAQRTELKELQQTLEQLKTQLVKKEKEHPAGGTAGEGTSGPGTQSETARKTEVPGPELEALRAEVSKLEQRCQQQQQQVEGLTYSLESERASQVERDKALEALQGQLEEKARELGQSRAASASAQRELTALRAKAQDHSKAEEEWKAQVARGQQEAERKSSLISSLEEEVSILNRQVLEKEGESKELKRLVVAESEKSQKLEERLRLLQVETASSSARAAERSSALREEVQSLREEVEKQRTISENLRQELASQAERAEELGQELKAWQEKFFQKEQALSALQLEHTSTQALVSELLPAKHLCQQLQAEQAAAEKRHREEIEQSKQAAGGLRAELMRAQRELGELGPLRQKVVEQERAAQQLRAEKASYAEQLSMLKKAHGLLAEENRGLGERANLGRQFLEVELDQAREKYVQELAAVRTDAETHLAEMRQEAQSTTRELEVMTAKYEGAKVKVLEERQRFQEERQKLTAQVEELSKKLTEYDQASKVQQQKLKAFQAQGGESQQEVQRLQAQLSELQTQLSQKEQAAEHYKLQMEKAKTHYDAKKQQNQELQEQLRDLEQLQKENKELRAEGERLGRELQQAGLKTKEAEQACRHLSAQVRSLEAQVAHADQQLRDLGKSQVATDALKSREPQKPQLDLSIDSLDLSLEEGTPCSVASKLPRTQPDGTSVPGEPASPISQRLPPKVESLESLYFTPIPARGQAPLESSLDSLGDAFPDSGRKTRSARRRTTQIINITMTKKLDVEEPDSANSSFYSTQSAPASQASLRATSSTQSLARLGSPDDGNSALLSLPGYRPTTRSSARRSQARMSSGAPQGRNSFYMGTCQDEPEQLDDWNRIAELQQRNRVCPPHLKTCYPLESRPSLNLATITDEEMKTGDPQETLRRASMQPAQIAEGVGITTRQQRKRVSTETHQGPGTPESKKATSCFPRPMTPRDRHEGRKQSSTAEAQKKAAPVLKQVDRRQSMAFSILNTPKKLGNSLLRRGGSKKTPAKVSPNTRSGTRRSPRIATTTAGAATATPRAKGKAKH from the exons ccacAACACAGAAGAGGGGCAACAAATTCTTCAGCAGCCAGTGCCTGAAAGACTAGACTTTGTTTGCAGTTTCCTACAGA AAAATTGGAAACATCCCTTGTCTACACAATGCCTGGTGTCTGTGCAGAAAGTGATGGAGGGGTCTGAGATGGAATTGGCCAAG ATGGTAATGCTGTTTTTATATCACTCCACCATGAGCTCCAGAAATCCCCGGGACTGGGAACAGTTTGAATATAGGATTCAG gctgagtTAGCTGTCATCCTGAAGTTTATGCTGGATCATGAGGATTCATTAAACCTTACTGAGGACCTAGAGAATTTCTTGGAGAAAG TTCCGTACACCTATTCCAGTACTGTCTCTGAAGagctttctccacccagccaccaGGCCAAGAGGAAGATTCGCTTCTTAGAAATACAGAGGATTGCTTCATCTTCTAGTGAGAACAA CTTCCTCGCAGGTTCTCCATCCTCCCCTATGGGCGACATCCTGCAGACCCCACAGTTCCAGATAAGACGGTTGAAGAAACAGCTGGCAGATGAGAGGAACAACAGGGacgagctggagctggagctctcTGAGAGCCTCAAGCTCCTCACTGAGAAGG ATGCACAGATAGCCATGATGCAGCAGCGCATTGACCACCTGGCTTTGCTGAACGAGAAGCAGGCAGCCAGCTCTCAAGAATCCGGAGAGGTCGAGGAGCTCCGTGGCAAGAATGAGAG CCTTACCGTGCGGCTGCATGAGACTCTGAAGCGGTGTCAGAACCTGAAGACAGAAAAGAACCAGATGGATCGAAAGATTAGCCAACTTTCTGAGGAGAATGGGGATCTTTCCTTTAAG GTGCGAGAGTTTTCGAGCCACTTGCAACAACTGCAGGGTGCATTCAACGACCTGATAGAGGAGCACAACAAGGCTTCTCAGGAGTGGGCAGAGAAGCAGGCTCATCTGGAAAAGGAGCTCAACACAGCCCTCCAGGATAAG AAATGTCTTGAAGAGAAGAATGAAATCCTTCAGGGAAAGCTTTCCCAGCTGGAAGAACGAGCAACTCAACTGTTGGAGAGCCCAGCCAAGGAGAAGGGTGAGGTGCTGGGTGATGCCTTGCAG CTGGAAACCCTGAAGCAAGAGGCAGCCAAACTTGCTGCAGACAACACCCAGCTCCAAGCCCGAGTAGAGACACTGGTGAGTGAACGGGGCCAACAGGAAGCCCAGCAGCTGGCTGAGCGGGGCCActttgaagaagaaaagcagcagcTGGCCACCTTGATTGCTGACCTGCAGAGCTCCATTTCCAACCTCACCCAGGCCAAGGAGGAGctggagcaggcctcccaggttCAGGGGGCTCAGCTGACTGCCCAGGTGGCCTCTCTGACAGCACTCAATACCACCCTGCAGCAGCAGAAGGATCAAGAACTGGCCAGCCTGAAAGAACAGGCCAAAAAGGAACAGGCTCAGATGGTCCAGACCTTGCAAGAACAAGAACAGGCCGCCCAGGGCCTCCGCCAGCAGGTGGAGCAGCTGAGCAGCAGCCTGAAGCTGAAGGAACAGCAATTGGAAGAGGCAGCCAaggagcaggaggcagccagGCAGGATCTCACCCAGCAACTGGCCACTGCTGCTGAGGCTCAAGAGGCCTCTCTAAGGGAACGGGATACTGCTCGCCAGCAGCTGGAAGCATTGGAAAGGGAGAAGGCTGCCAAGCTAGAGAGTCTGCAGCAGCAACTTCAGGCTGCCAATGAAGCTAGGGATAGTGCACAGACCTCGGTCACACAGGTCCAGCGGGaaaaggcagagctgagccaAAAGGTAGGAGAACTCCATGCCAGCATTGAAGCTGCCCACCAGGAACAACGTCAGGCCCAAGCTCATGTGACAGAGCTAGAGGCCCAGCTGAAGGCCGAGCAGCAAAAAACAACTGAGAGAGAAAAAGTGATCCAGGAGAAGGTCCAGCTCCAGGAGCAGCTCCAGGCCCTTGAGGAGACTTTGAAGATTACCAAAGGCAGCCTTGAAGAGGAGAAGCGCAGGGCTACAGATGCCCTGCAGGAGCAGCAGCGCCGTGTTGCGGAGATGGAGACCGAGTCCCGAAGCCTGATGGAGCAGCGTGAGCAGGCACAGAAGGAGTTAGAACAAGAGAAGGGTGGGAGAAAGGGGCTGGAGGCCCAGCTACAGCAGCTTGAGGAGACTCATCAGGCTGAGACTGAAGCCCTGCGCCGTGAGCTGGCAGAGGCCACAGCCTcccagcagagagcccagagtgAGACCGAGCAGCTCGTCAGGGAGGTTGAGAGCTGGCAGAAGCGGTTTGAATCTCGTCAGCAAGAGGAGGCGAGATACAGTGCCCTGTTCCAGGAACAGCTGGTGGCTTTGAAGGGGGACTGTGAGGAGGCTGACCAGGAGgcccaggaggaggcaggagaggtcCACAGTGAGGGCCAGATAGGCCAGCAGCAGAGTCAGCTAGCCCAGCTTCATGCCAACTTTGCCAGAGCCCTTCAGCAGGTTCAGGAGAAAGAAGCCAGGGCCCAGAAGCTGGCAGACGATCTCTCAACTCTACAGGAGAAGATGGCTGCCACTAACAAGGAGGTGGCCTGCCTGAAGACCTTGGTGCTCAAAGCaggtgagcagcaggaaatggcCTCACTTGAGTTATTCAAAGAGCCCCCAGGGGCTGGAAACAGAGAGTCCGACAGGCAAGAAGAACGGCGGGCACGGCCGTTCTCCAGCACACAAGCAGCACTGAAGGCTATGGAGCGGGAAGCTGAGCAAATGGGCAGTGAACTTGGTAGGCTGAGGGCAGCACTGATGAAGAGCCAGGGCCAGCAGCAAGAAGAACGTGGGCAGCAGGAGAGGGAGGTAGCACGACTGACCCAGGAGCGGGGCCAGGCCCAAGCCGACCTGGCTCAGGAGAAGGCAGCCAAGGCAGAGCTTGAGATGCGGCTGCAGAATACCCTCAATGAGCAGCGTGTGGAGTTTGCTGCCCTGCAAGAGGCACTGGCCCACGCCCTGACGGAAAAGGAAGGCAAAGACCAGGAGCTTGCCAAACTTCGTGAGCAAGAGGCAGCTCAAAGAACAGAGCTGAAGGAGCTCCAGCAGACTTTGGAGCAACTGAAAACACAGTTagtcaagaaagagaaagagcaccCTGCAGGAGGTACTGCTGGAGAAGGCACTTCTGGCCCAGGAACCCAGTCGGAGACAGCTAGAAAGACAGAGGTGCCGGGCCCTGAGTTGGAGGCTCTTCGGGCAGAGGTCAGCAAGCTAGAGCAGCggtgccagcagcagcagcagcaggtcgAAGGTCTGACATACAGCCTGGAGTCGGAGCGTGCTTCCCAGGTCGAGCGGGACAAAGCCCTGGAGGCACTGCAGGGCCAGTTAGAGGAGAAGGCTCGGGAGCTAGGGCAGAGTCGAGCTGCCTCCGCTTCAGCTCAGAGAGAGCTGACAGCCCTCCGTGCCAAAGCCCAGGACCATAGCAAAGCTGAGGAAGAGTGGAAGGCCCAGGTAGCCCGCGGCCAGCAGGAGGCTGAGAGAAAAAGCAGTCTTATCAGCAGCTTGGAAGAGGAGGTATCCATCCTGAACCGCCAAGTCctagagaaggagggggagagcaaGGAGTTGAAGCGCCTGGTTGTAGCTGAATCAGAGAAGagccagaagctggaagagaGGCTGCGCCTGCTGCAGGTAGAAACAGCCAGCAGTAGTGCCAGAGCAGCCGAACGCAGCTCAGCTCTACGAGAGGAGGTACAGAGCCTCCGGGAGGAGGTAGAGAAACAGCGTACAATTTCGGAGAACTTGCGACAAGAGCTGGCCTCACAGGCAGAGCGAGCTGAGGAACTGGGCCAGGAGTTGAAGGCCTGGCAGGAGAAGTTCTTCCAAAAGGAGCAAGCGCTCTCTGCCCTGCAGCTGGAGCATACCAGCACACAGGCCCTGGTGAGCGAGCTGCTGCCTGCCAAGCACCTTTGTCAGCAGCTGCAAGCGGAGCAGGCCGCTGCTGAGAAGCGCCACCGGGAGGAGATAGAGCAGAGCAAGCAGGCCGCTGGTGGGCTTCGGGCAGAGCTAATGCGGGCACAGCGGGAGCTCGGGGAGCTAGGGCCTTTGAGGCAGAAAGTGGTTGAGCAGGAGCGAGCAGCCCAGCAGCTCCGGGCAGAAAAGGCCAGCTATGCAGAGCAGCTGAGCATGCTGAAGAAGGCTCATGGCCTGTTGGCAGAGGAGAACCGGGGGCTGGGAGAGCGGGCCAACCTCGGCCGGCAGTTTCTGGAAGTAGAGCTAGATCAAGCCCGGGAGAAGTATGTCCAGGAGTTGGCAGCTGTGCGTACTGATGCTGAGACCCATCTGGCTGAAATGCGGCAAGAAGCACAGAGTACTACCCGGGAACTGGAGGTGATGACTGCCAAGTACGAAGGTGCCAAGGTGAAGGTCCTAGAGGAAAGGCAGAGGTTCCAAGAAGAGCGGCAGAAACTCACTGCCCAG GTGGAAGAACTGAGTAAGAAGTTAACAGAGTATGATCAAGCCAGCAAGGTGCAGCAACAGAAGCTCAAG GCCTTCCAGGCGCAGGGGGGTGAGAGCCAGCAGGAGGTCCAGCGCCTCCAGGCCCAGCTGAGTGAGCTGCAGACCCAGCTGAGCCAGAAGGAGCAGGCAGCTGAACACTACAAGCTACAG ATGGAGAAAGCCAAGACCCATTATGATGCCAAGAAGCAGCAGAACCAAGAGCTGCAGGAGCAGCTTCGAGACCTGGAGCAGCTgcagaaggagaacaaggagCTTCGGGCTGAAGGTGAACGTTTGGGCCGtgagctgcagcaggcagggctgAAGACCAAGGAGGCTGAACAGGCCTGTCGCCACCTTAGTGCCCAGGTGCGCAGCCTGGAGGCTCAG GTTGCCCATGCAGACCAGCAGCTTCGAGACTTGGGCAAATCCCAGGTGGCAACTGATGCCTTAAAGAGCCGTGAGCCTCAGAAACCCCAGCTGGACTTAAGTATTGACAGCCTGGATCTGAGCTTGGAGGAAGGAACCCCGTGCAGTGTTGCTAG CAAGCTGCCTCGTACCCAGCCAGATGGCACCAGTGTCCCTGGAGAGCCAGCTTCACCCATCTCCCAGCGCCTGCCCCCCAAAGTGGAATCCCTGGAGAGTCTCTACTTCACCCCCATTCCTGCTCGGGGTCAGGCCCCCTTGGAGAGCAGCTTGGACTCCCTGGGCGATGCCTTCCCTGACTCTGGCCGTAAGACACGCTCTGCTCGCCGGCGTACCACACAAATCATCAACATTACCATGACCAAG AAACTAGATGTCGAGGAGCCAGACAGTGCCAACTCATCCTTCTATAGCACACAGTCTGCTCCTGCTTCCCAGGCCAGCTTGCGAGCCACCTCCTCCACCCAGTCCCTGGCCCGCTTGGGCTCTCCTGATGATGGCAACTCGGCTCTGCTTAgcctgcctggctaccggcctACTACTCGGAGCTCTGCTCGTCGCTCCCAGGCCAGGATGTCCAGTGGGGCCCCTCAAG GGAGGAACAGCTTCTATATGGGTACTTGCCAGGATGAGCCTGAGCAGCTGGACGATTGGAACCGCATTGCAGAGTTGCAGCAGCGCAACCGAGTATGCCCCCCGCACCTGAAGACCTGCTATCCTCTGGAGTCCAGG CCTTCCCTGAACCTGGCCACCATCACTGATGAGGAGATGAAAACAGGAGACCCCCAGGAAACCTTACGCCGAGCCAGCATGCAGCCAGCCCAGATCGCCGAGGGTGTTGGCATCACTACCCGGCAGCAGCGCAAACGGGTCTCCACAGAGACCCACCAGGGTCCTGGCACTCCTGAG TCCAAGAAAGCTACCAGCTGCTTCCCACGCCCTATGACTCCCAGGGACCGGCATGAAGGACGCAAGCAGAGCAGCACTGCTGAAGCCCAGAAGAAAGCAGCTCCAGTTCTTAAACAG GTGGACCGGCGCCAGTCAATGGCCTTCAGCATCCTTAACACACCCAAGAAACTTGGAAATAGTCTTCTACGGCGAGGAGGTTCAAAGAAGACCCCAGCCAAGGTTTCCCCCAATACTCGCAGTGGAACCCGCCGCTCTCCACGTATtgccaccaccacagctggcGCTGCTACTGCTACTCCTCGGGCCAAGGGCAAG GCAAAGCACTAG